The Mangrovivirga cuniculi genomic sequence TTTCTTTTAAGCTTTCAAATCTTCCTGAAGCCCCTCCGTGCCCCGCTTCCATATTGGTTTTGAGTAAAAGAAGGTTTTTATCTGTTTTATAATCCCGCAATTTCGCTACCCACTTGGCAGGTTCCCAATATTGTACCTGGCTATCATGTAATCCGGTTGTTACAAGCAGGTTTGGATAATCCTGCCTTTTAACCTGATCATATGGTGAATAAGAAAGCATATACTCATATGAATCTTTGTTTTTAGGATTACCCCATTCGTCAAATTCGTTTGTAGTCAACGGGATACTTTCATCCAGCATGGTTGTAACAACATCGACAAATGGTACTGCAGCAACTACTCCATTAAAGAGTTCCGGAGCCTGGTTAATGACAGTACCCATTAGTAATCCACCGGCACTTCCACCCATAGCATACAGATGTTCAGGACTAGTATATTTTTCTTCAATCAGACCTTTTGCTACATCCACAAAATCATTGAAGGTATTTTGCTTTTTAAACATTTTACCTTCTTCGTACCACTCCCTACCTTTGAGTTGGCTACCTCTTACATGTGCGATAGCAAAACAGAATCCTCTATCTAAAAGGCTTAATCTGGCACTACCAAAATAAGGATCGATTGTATTCCCATAACTACCATAACCATATAGTAGTAATGGTCCGTTACCATTCTTTTTATATCCTTTCTTGTAAACTAATGAAACTGGAATTTCAACACCGTCACGAGACTTAATTGAAATTCTCTCAGTTTCATAATTCTCTTTGGAATATTCACCTACTACCTCCTGTTGTTTTATGAGAGTTCTTTCGTTGGTCTCCACATTATAATCGAAATGAGAGAATGGTGTTGTTAGAGAGCTGTAATAAAACCTGAGTACATCAGTATCGTAAACATCATTTGAGCCGATCCCGGTGATGTATGCATTTTCATCAAATTTTATCTCGTATTCTTTTTTGGTCTTTTTATTCCTGACTTTTAGATGAGTCAGACCATTATACCTTTCTTCAAAGACCAGATGATCTTCAAAAACCTCCATGTTTTCTAATAAAACATCTTTTCTATGTGAGACCTCTGTGTTCCATTGATCAATATCTGATCCGATTTGAGAGGTAGACATCAATTTGAAGTTCAAAGCATCCTTGTTAGAGATTATCCAGAATTTATCCTGATCAGGAAAGATATTATATTCATGACCGGGAGTTCGTTTCGTGAATTGTTTGAATTCACCTTCAGGATTATTTGATTTTAGTAAATGGTAATCGCTTGTTGTCGTGCTGCTATTCCATATAATGATATATTCACCCGTTTTTTCACGGTAAACCCCTATATAAAATGACTGATCTTTTTCCTCGTAGACAAGCTCATCATTTTGTTCATTAATGTTGTGCCTGTATACTTTTTCACTTAGGAGGGTTTCGGTGTTTTTTGAGGTGTAAAAGATGTTTTCATTATCATCAGCCCAGGCATATCCCGGTGATGTGTTGGCAACAGTTACCGGGAGTAATTCTCCCGTTTCTAGATTTTTAATGTATAAAGTGTACAATCTCCTGCTTACTGTATCTGCTCCAAATGCTAATAATTTATTATTTGGACTTACTTCTAATCCCGCTACGTTAAAATATTCATGACCTTCTGCCATTTTATTGGCATCGAGGATAATTTCTTCCTCAGACTCGAGGGTTTCTTTTTTTCTGCAATAGATTGGGTATTCCTTATTTTCTTCATATCTGC encodes the following:
- a CDS encoding S9 family peptidase — translated: MKIISYSLSLAFLIVLLQIATGCNNKENSEKEMSAPKAEKKDTTLTIHGHSRVDPYYWLRDRENPEVIAYLESENEYTDNLLAHTNELQDSLFEEMKGRIKERDQSAPIKSNGYWYYSRYEENKEYPIYCRKKETLESEEEIILDANKMAEGHEYFNVAGLEVSPNNKLLAFGADTVSRRLYTLYIKNLETGELLPVTVANTSPGYAWADDNENIFYTSKNTETLLSEKVYRHNINEQNDELVYEEKDQSFYIGVYREKTGEYIIIWNSSTTTSDYHLLKSNNPEGEFKQFTKRTPGHEYNIFPDQDKFWIISNKDALNFKLMSTSQIGSDIDQWNTEVSHRKDVLLENMEVFEDHLVFEERYNGLTHLKVRNKKTKKEYEIKFDENAYITGIGSNDVYDTDVLRFYYSSLTTPFSHFDYNVETNERTLIKQQEVVGEYSKENYETERISIKSRDGVEIPVSLVYKKGYKKNGNGPLLLYGYGSYGNTIDPYFGSARLSLLDRGFCFAIAHVRGSQLKGREWYEEGKMFKKQNTFNDFVDVAKGLIEEKYTSPEHLYAMGGSAGGLLMGTVINQAPELFNGVVAAVPFVDVVTTMLDESIPLTTNEFDEWGNPKNKDSYEYMLSYSPYDQVKRQDYPNLLVTTGLHDSQVQYWEPAKWVAKLRDYKTDKNLLLLKTNMEAGHGGASGRFESLKETALEYAFLLDLENKSL